Proteins encoded in a region of the Bacteroidota bacterium genome:
- a CDS encoding acyl carrier protein, whose protein sequence is MDGIDTFIEKIEAEFDDVKKGTLVPATSYKDIEGWSSMQALILIAFIDSEYDVMLSGEDLNNTLTIQDIYNIVKSKKG, encoded by the coding sequence ATGGATGGCATTGATACCTTTATCGAAAAAATAGAAGCGGAATTTGATGATGTTAAAAAGGGCACCCTGGTTCCTGCAACAAGTTATAAAGATATTGAGGGATGGAGTTCCATGCAGGCACTTATTCTTATCGCTTTTATTGACAGTGAATACGATGTGATGTTAAGCGGTGAAGACCTGAATAACACCCTTACCATACAGGACATCTACAATATCGTTAAATCCAAAAAAGGGTAG
- a CDS encoding SprB repeat-containing protein: MKKYIFIIIISLLTQKAVSQIISSIAKSNSSGWVSNAFENKVFIENKGQFNKLVHKNGEQILFGAEENSTYLLYSTKGLTYRISKTDFDKEKYEEWMKEEHQAPLHSENNKERNKEGQLKEKIFIQHVSSVNMEWINANPNVKILSSEMCTEYFNYGMGGKPEQDINFAKGYKKICYKGLYPGIDVEYTFHDSSTPLGLTSGTKYTLIVHPGADVSKVKMKYTGDGKVKMDKEGNIVITTPLGNIVDHTPITFYGESKKNIGSRFEVRNNIVSFHIDRYDDTKTIIIDPWTVNPAYAAPNRVFDIERDLAGNAFVFGAGSNYTLRKYNTTGTPIWTYNTGWPFPSFWYGDLAVSFNGSSFITNGSSNGFINRINNAGVLVYSNQNATAGIFNAEAFSLCFNVPRTKLLGAGAPEILNSFVGGSAGVFSIGLLNGAFTGMTPVFGAGTPGEIRGLTLSPNGNYYCLTVPQSQWATSSRLSRTIGFSPGPGFTNTWDVSSGYTSANFNYLGPAYTTAVYSTGYVPGGRSCIAASYCYVYTYNGITLIKRNASTGALINSITVAGGTADQNSGVLVDSCDNVYVGTGIDVKKYNSNLTLVSSAPTTGAVYDICFGLNQEILACGNGFVASLSGLVNICPAIPPIVLTAAGTNTSCGNNTGTAGVTTITNGTAPYTYLWNTGGTTSTITGLVAGTYTVTVIDNSCQKLSQTAVVTVTNTNGVTISTSQNNLLCNGVNSGSAVANIVTGTGPYTYSWSTLPVQTTSTATGLAAGTYTVVVWDPGGCSSTAIMQITQPTAILLFTSTDSTTCNYSNGSALVTASGGTPLAGSNYNYVWSPVGGTQFEAVNLPGQTYTVLVTDANGCTKTATADVAKSPGLSAAFTSSTACLGATVNFTNTGTAPGTGITYNWLISPIPPANVTGTTADFSYTFLTTGNYSIRHTVSNGTCMDTVTSNITIINCAGPTVTATGTSICEGSCATVTSNGSGGTGPYTYLWSNGATTSNISPCPSSTTSYTITITDSGGNTSTSMAVVTVNPAITASALPTNTTCSGGTNGSAQINPGSGTSPYTYNWNNGQTTQTITGLSAGSYSVTVTDAKGCTAVNIVTVISPPAITGLFTKGTANCNSCGCKEWIMVTATGGTSPYSYSWPDGYVNRYKNQLCPGSYNINIKDKNGCIINVNLISP; encoded by the coding sequence ATGAAAAAATATATTTTCATTATAATCATCAGTCTTCTGACACAGAAGGCCGTTTCACAAATTATTTCTTCCATTGCAAAAAGTAATTCTTCCGGATGGGTAAGCAACGCATTTGAAAACAAAGTTTTTATTGAGAACAAAGGGCAATTTAACAAACTTGTCCATAAAAACGGAGAACAAATACTCTTCGGCGCGGAAGAGAATAGCACATACCTGCTGTATTCAACAAAAGGATTGACATACAGGATATCCAAAACAGATTTCGACAAAGAAAAATACGAGGAATGGATGAAAGAGGAACACCAGGCACCTCTTCATTCAGAAAACAATAAAGAACGCAACAAGGAAGGACAACTTAAGGAGAAAATATTCATTCAACATGTATCATCTGTTAATATGGAATGGATCAACGCCAATCCAAATGTGAAGATATTGTCTTCTGAGATGTGTACAGAATATTTTAATTACGGGATGGGCGGTAAACCTGAACAAGATATCAATTTTGCAAAGGGATATAAAAAAATATGTTATAAGGGTCTTTACCCTGGAATTGATGTAGAGTATACATTTCACGATTCTTCAACTCCGCTCGGTTTGACATCAGGAACAAAATATACGCTTATAGTTCACCCCGGTGCTGATGTGAGCAAAGTAAAAATGAAATATACCGGAGATGGGAAAGTAAAAATGGATAAAGAAGGTAACATAGTTATAACCACTCCCCTGGGAAATATTGTGGATCATACGCCGATTACATTTTATGGTGAAAGCAAAAAAAATATCGGTTCCCGTTTTGAAGTAAGGAACAACATTGTAAGTTTTCACATAGATAGATATGATGACACAAAGACCATAATCATCGATCCTTGGACAGTCAATCCTGCTTATGCAGCACCAAACAGAGTTTTTGATATTGAAAGGGACCTGGCAGGCAATGCATTTGTATTTGGCGCAGGTTCAAATTATACGTTACGAAAATACAATACAACAGGCACTCCCATATGGACCTATAACACAGGTTGGCCATTTCCTTCTTTTTGGTATGGAGATCTTGCAGTCAGTTTCAACGGAAGCTCTTTCATTACAAATGGATCCAGTAATGGTTTTATAAACAGGATCAATAATGCCGGTGTACTTGTGTATAGTAATCAAAATGCAACTGCAGGTATATTTAATGCGGAAGCATTTAGTCTATGCTTTAATGTTCCAAGAACAAAACTCCTGGGCGCAGGTGCGCCGGAAATCCTCAATTCATTCGTCGGTGGCTCAGCAGGAGTTTTTTCTATTGGCTTATTGAATGGTGCATTCACCGGGATGACTCCTGTTTTTGGAGCCGGAACTCCGGGCGAAATAAGGGGACTTACGCTTTCACCGAATGGAAATTATTATTGCCTGACAGTACCGCAATCACAGTGGGCAACAAGTTCTCGCTTGAGCAGAACGATCGGATTTTCGCCTGGACCCGGCTTTACAAATACATGGGATGTGAGCAGCGGGTACACATCTGCTAATTTTAATTACCTCGGACCTGCCTATACGACCGCTGTTTATTCCACAGGTTATGTACCCGGAGGACGCAGCTGTATAGCTGCCTCTTATTGCTACGTGTACACCTATAATGGTATCACCCTTATTAAAAGAAATGCATCAACAGGAGCACTCATTAACAGTATAACCGTTGCAGGAGGTACAGCCGACCAAAACTCCGGTGTACTTGTTGACAGCTGCGATAATGTTTATGTTGGAACCGGAATAGATGTAAAAAAATACAATTCAAATTTAACACTGGTTTCTTCGGCGCCGACTACAGGAGCTGTATATGATATATGCTTTGGCCTTAACCAGGAAATACTGGCCTGCGGGAATGGCTTTGTGGCTTCACTTTCCGGGTTAGTGAATATTTGCCCCGCCATTCCTCCTATTGTGCTTACAGCCGCCGGCACCAACACTTCTTGCGGAAACAACACAGGTACTGCCGGTGTAACAACTATTACAAATGGCACAGCGCCCTACACTTATTTATGGAATACGGGCGGGACAACTTCAACAATAACGGGATTAGTTGCGGGTACATATACTGTGACAGTTATTGATAATTCCTGTCAGAAACTTTCTCAAACCGCGGTGGTTACTGTGACCAATACCAATGGAGTAACGATAAGCACTTCGCAAAACAATCTGTTATGTAATGGTGTCAACAGCGGGTCGGCTGTGGCAAACATTGTAACCGGAACAGGACCATATACTTATTCATGGTCAACACTGCCGGTTCAAACCACATCAACTGCGACTGGGTTGGCGGCCGGCACATATACTGTTGTGGTCTGGGATCCCGGCGGCTGTTCTTCAACGGCTATCATGCAGATTACACAACCAACCGCTATTTTATTATTTACCTCCACAGATAGTACAACCTGTAATTATAGTAACGGTTCTGCTTTAGTCACTGCATCAGGCGGAACACCATTGGCCGGAAGTAATTATAATTATGTATGGTCGCCTGTGGGAGGTACTCAATTTGAAGCTGTGAATTTGCCCGGACAAACATATACTGTATTGGTTACGGATGCAAATGGCTGCACAAAAACAGCAACTGCAGACGTAGCAAAATCTCCGGGGTTAAGTGCAGCATTTACATCTTCCACTGCCTGCCTTGGTGCAACAGTAAACTTTACGAATACCGGTACAGCACCCGGAACCGGGATAACATACAACTGGCTTATCTCACCAATACCTCCGGCAAATGTAACAGGAACAACTGCCGACTTTTCTTACACCTTTTTAACAACCGGGAATTACAGCATCAGGCATACCGTCAGCAACGGAACATGTATGGACACGGTAACCAGTAATATAACCATAATAAATTGTGCCGGCCCAACAGTAACAGCGACGGGCACTTCAATATGCGAGGGCTCCTGCGCCACAGTAACATCAAACGGTTCGGGAGGCACCGGCCCATATACTTATTTATGGAGCAATGGCGCAACAACATCAAATATAAGTCCGTGTCCTTCATCAACCACCTCTTATACTATTACAATAACCGACTCCGGCGGAAACACCTCCACTTCAATGGCAGTAGTAACTGTAAATCCGGCGATCACGGCATCAGCTTTACCAACCAATACAACATGCAGTGGGGGCACCAATGGGAGTGCCCAGATAAATCCCGGAAGCGGCACCTCTCCTTATACCTATAATTGGAATAATGGACAAACAACACAAACAATAACAGGATTAAGTGCCGGCAGTTATTCTGTAACTGTTACAGATGCAAAAGGCTGTACTGCAGTAAATATTGTTACAGTAATTTCACCTCCTGCAATAACCGGGTTATTTACGAAGGGCACAGCCAACTGCAATAGTTGCGGCTGCAAAGAATGGATAATGGTTACAGCGACCGGTGGAACAAGTCCTTATTCCTATTCCTGGCCGGATGGATATGTGAACAGGTATAAAAACCAGCTTTGCCCGGGTTCTTATAACATTAATATTAAAGATAAAAACGGCTGCATCATAAATGTAAATCTTATCTCACCTTAA
- a CDS encoding ketoacyl-ACP synthase III, which translates to MKSYISHISYYLPEQTLTNADLCKLFPNTTEEDIFERSGIKTRHIALSEEDRSFGIPGSDLAYYSAIKLFDEYKIDPATVDFLLLCTEGLDYKAPATANILQDRLNLPKHSGAIDIPMGCTGFVNGLSVAKGLIESGQATKVLLLTAEVPSFVIHPDDLELRMLFGDGAAATLIEGHTGKEAKIGPFVFGSNGSGAKHMLVKSSGVREAIDEQWLHKYKNVDGMKHGIMEMNGREIFIFALKEVPAMVNTLLSKAGLEKDKIDLYIFHQANAFLLETLRKKLRIPKEKFFVYLEEVGNTVSASIPIALKEAINSGKAKKGDKIVLAGFGIGFAWAGTIITL; encoded by the coding sequence GTGAAGTCCTATATCAGCCACATCAGTTATTACCTGCCTGAGCAAACGCTTACCAATGCTGATTTGTGTAAACTATTTCCAAATACAACAGAAGAAGATATATTTGAACGATCGGGGATAAAAACAAGGCATATAGCGCTTAGCGAAGAAGACCGGAGTTTCGGCATCCCGGGTTCTGATCTGGCCTATTACAGCGCTATTAAGCTTTTTGATGAATACAAAATTGACCCCGCAACTGTTGACTTCCTGCTCCTGTGCACGGAAGGCCTTGATTATAAAGCTCCTGCGACTGCCAATATCTTACAGGATCGTTTAAATTTACCTAAACACAGTGGCGCTATTGATATCCCAATGGGTTGCACAGGCTTTGTAAATGGGTTAAGTGTGGCAAAAGGACTCATTGAAAGCGGCCAGGCGACTAAAGTATTGCTGCTAACAGCCGAGGTTCCCAGTTTTGTAATACACCCCGATGACCTGGAATTACGAATGTTGTTCGGTGATGGCGCTGCCGCAACTCTTATCGAGGGACACACAGGTAAAGAAGCTAAAATAGGCCCGTTTGTTTTCGGAAGCAATGGCAGCGGGGCAAAACATATGCTTGTTAAAAGCAGCGGTGTGCGTGAAGCTATTGATGAGCAATGGCTTCATAAATATAAAAATGTCGATGGCATGAAACATGGCATTATGGAAATGAACGGCAGGGAGATTTTTATTTTTGCTCTTAAAGAAGTTCCGGCTATGGTGAATACGCTTTTGAGTAAAGCCGGACTTGAGAAAGATAAAATTGATCTGTATATTTTTCACCAGGCCAATGCATTTTTACTCGAAACGTTACGTAAAAAATTAAGAATTCCCAAAGAGAAGTTTTTTGTGTATCTTGAGGAAGTCGGAAATACTGTTTCGGCTTCTATTCCAATTGCTTTGAAAGAAGCCATTAACAGCGGCAAAGCGAAAAAAGGAGATAAAATAGTATTGGCAGGTTTTGGAATAGGATTCGCCTGGGCCGGAACTATAATTACTTTATAA
- a CDS encoding SBBP repeat-containing protein, producing the protein MENKSDLITTIILLATFCLAPTLSIAENSGKHGRFKKEHSQFSHNMRGNPSAPHGLNGAGMNFTPNKGQIADMNGKFYPDVLYKGAGAGADVYLRKTGISYVYCNIGEVIHDVNEQIEELINAGTLTESDEQKKKDELMQSKSIKVHRVDMDFEDCNSSIKPANEDEIDGYNNYYYAHCPNGVLNIKQYNKVTYKNIYNNIDVIYYGDKQNGIKYDLIIQPHADPGQIKLRWKGAENININREGNLEIKTSVNKFYESIPKVYQNINGKIVDVKAKYKLDMRCEMLDLREKSNITKNSHISCLKSHIYEVTFELGTWNPEFPLVIDPWASYYGGTTFDWGHSVTTDPSGNCIFTGQASSLNFPVSAGAFQTTYGGGGVTAQIAGDAFMVKMDINGIRQWATYYGGSDDEHGADVATDAAGNSYITGPTKSANFPVISGHQMAMGGSRDAFLLKFNVSGARVWATYYGGSGGSTGFSVCTDGNNVYMGGATSSPSAISTAGSFQPVLNGIGDAFVVKFDSNCNRIWGTYLGGSNQSGEGVYSIAYDVFSGNVYAGGVTYSSDFPVGAVPGNTVHQPVFGGSGAFGLDAFLVKFSPTGARLWSTFYGGTGYETYYVCITTDLSGNVILGATTNSTSNIASLGAYQATLTESNNGFIAKFNTVGIRQWATYIRGGGVNWGNSIANLATDINNNIYVAGEFEDNPAGYPLSTCAIQSDFGGAEDAFIAKYNPAGVQTCLTYVGGLAEDDIEGGNLGIAINGNNLYLTGTTYANGYPVTAGAFQTVFGGVGTYGYDVYINQLCINLCEAKTLGLNYTSSTTSVCRNMPVIFTPIINYSCDTTGYKFKWSFTGGSPSSSVSQNPSITYAVPGSYPVQLTLTTACKKDSVLKTSYIIVNPCACPLSAQASTLNNVTCNGLSNGAATATGSGGTGAYTYSWSNGQNTSTISGLRTGTYVVTTTDANGCSYSAQTTLTEPQATIISGSSTNSSCAISSSATVSITSGIAAYTYNWSNGATTQTVSGLAPGSYTVTVTNGIGCPTTQTFNISNTSPFSATFTNPPACVGKQVCFTNTGSTGSGINHTWLISPITPTNVSGTTTNFCYTFLTSGTYSIEHTVTNGSCFNRVKTLITTTNCNVPTVTANGSTVCPGTCATITSSGAGSTGPYTYSWNTGATSQNINPCPAITTTYTVTIKDTGGNTSSSTAVVTVNPAVTVTVSPTNISCNAGTNGSAIATGGSGTPGYTYNWSNLVSGSTVSGLTSGNYSVTVTDTKGCTAVTTTTITSPPPLAGQFAKGTANCTKCGCKEWIMVNATGGTSPYSYSWPDGYLNRYKSQLCPGPYTIYIKDKNGCSINVSLGAP; encoded by the coding sequence ATGGAAAACAAATCCGATCTCATCACAACGATAATTTTATTGGCAACATTCTGCCTGGCACCGACCCTTTCAATAGCTGAAAATTCAGGTAAACATGGGCGCTTCAAAAAAGAACATTCACAATTTTCTCATAACATGCGTGGCAACCCTTCGGCCCCGCATGGTCTGAACGGAGCCGGAATGAATTTTACTCCTAACAAAGGACAAATAGCCGATATGAACGGTAAGTTCTACCCTGATGTATTATATAAAGGTGCTGGCGCTGGCGCGGATGTTTATTTACGCAAAACAGGTATCAGTTATGTATACTGCAATATAGGTGAAGTAATACACGATGTAAACGAACAGATAGAAGAATTAATTAATGCAGGAACACTGACAGAATCTGACGAACAAAAAAAAAAAGATGAATTAATGCAATCGAAAAGCATTAAAGTACATCGTGTGGATATGGACTTTGAAGATTGTAACAGCAGTATAAAGCCGGCAAACGAAGACGAAATAGACGGCTACAACAATTATTACTATGCCCACTGCCCCAATGGAGTGTTAAACATAAAGCAATACAATAAAGTAACCTATAAAAATATTTACAACAATATTGATGTCATTTATTATGGCGACAAACAAAACGGAATAAAATACGATCTTATTATACAACCTCATGCCGACCCCGGCCAAATAAAACTCCGCTGGAAAGGAGCGGAAAATATAAATATTAACCGCGAAGGAAATTTAGAAATTAAAACCAGTGTAAATAAATTTTACGAATCAATACCTAAAGTTTACCAAAATATCAATGGAAAAATTGTTGATGTAAAAGCCAAATACAAATTAGATATGAGATGTGAGATGTTAGACTTGAGAGAAAAAAGCAACATTACAAAAAATTCTCATATCTCATGTCTCAAATCTCATATCTACGAAGTAACATTTGAACTTGGAACCTGGAACCCGGAATTTCCTTTGGTTATTGATCCATGGGCTTCTTATTATGGGGGAACAACTTTTGATTGGGGTCATTCAGTAACAACTGATCCATCTGGTAATTGTATTTTTACAGGGCAAGCTTCATCTCTTAATTTTCCTGTTTCAGCAGGGGCATTTCAAACAACTTATGGAGGCGGCGGTGTTACGGCGCAGATAGCTGGTGATGCGTTTATGGTTAAGATGGATATAAATGGTATCCGGCAATGGGCTACTTATTATGGCGGATCGGACGATGAGCATGGCGCCGATGTGGCTACTGATGCCGCTGGAAATAGCTATATTACAGGCCCGACAAAGTCTGCTAATTTCCCCGTTATTTCAGGGCATCAGATGGCTATGGGAGGCTCCCGTGATGCCTTCCTTTTGAAATTTAATGTTTCAGGAGCAAGAGTGTGGGCCACTTACTATGGTGGTTCCGGCGGCTCAACAGGTTTTAGTGTCTGTACTGATGGCAATAATGTTTATATGGGCGGCGCTACCTCATCACCAAGCGCGATTTCAACGGCTGGTTCTTTTCAACCAGTGTTAAATGGTATAGGTGACGCCTTTGTTGTAAAATTTGATTCAAATTGTAATCGTATCTGGGGTACATACTTAGGTGGTTCTAATCAAAGTGGAGAGGGTGTTTATAGCATTGCTTACGATGTTTTCTCGGGTAACGTATATGCCGGAGGGGTGACCTACTCTTCAGACTTTCCTGTCGGCGCTGTTCCCGGCAATACAGTACATCAACCGGTTTTTGGGGGAAGCGGTGCATTTGGACTTGATGCATTTCTGGTTAAGTTTAGCCCAACCGGGGCCCGCTTGTGGAGCACTTTTTACGGCGGAACGGGATATGAAACATATTATGTCTGCATAACCACAGATTTATCGGGTAATGTAATATTAGGGGCTACCACCAACTCTACAAGTAACATAGCTTCTTTGGGGGCTTATCAAGCAACTTTAACTGAATCAAATAATGGTTTTATAGCCAAGTTTAATACTGTCGGAATACGGCAGTGGGCGACATATATTAGAGGCGGAGGGGTCAATTGGGGAAATTCAATTGCAAACCTGGCTACAGATATAAACAACAATATTTATGTAGCCGGAGAATTTGAGGATAATCCTGCCGGTTATCCATTGAGTACTTGTGCTATCCAGTCAGATTTTGGAGGAGCTGAGGATGCGTTTATTGCAAAATATAATCCGGCAGGAGTTCAAACCTGCCTGACATATGTTGGAGGTTTAGCTGAAGACGATATAGAAGGCGGGAACCTTGGAATCGCGATCAATGGAAATAACTTATACCTTACTGGCACCACCTATGCCAACGGATATCCGGTGACAGCAGGTGCCTTTCAAACAGTTTTTGGTGGTGTAGGTACTTATGGTTATGATGTTTATATAAACCAGTTATGTATAAATTTATGTGAAGCCAAAACACTTGGCTTAAATTACACTTCCAGCACTACCAGCGTATGCCGTAATATGCCTGTTATATTTACACCAATAATAAATTATTCCTGCGACACTACAGGCTATAAATTTAAATGGTCATTTACCGGAGGGAGTCCTTCAAGTTCAGTTAGCCAAAATCCTTCAATAACATATGCTGTGCCGGGCTCCTATCCGGTACAGCTAACACTTACTACTGCCTGTAAAAAGGATAGTGTTTTAAAAACCTCCTACATTATAGTTAACCCATGTGCTTGCCCGCTTTCAGCGCAGGCATCTACGCTAAACAATGTTACCTGTAATGGTTTAAGTAACGGGGCTGCCACGGCGACAGGTTCAGGTGGAACCGGTGCTTACACATATAGCTGGAGCAATGGACAGAACACATCAACAATATCGGGGTTGAGAACAGGTACTTATGTGGTAACGACAACAGACGCCAATGGGTGTTCGTATAGCGCGCAAACTACATTAACTGAGCCACAGGCTACAATTATTTCCGGTTCAAGTACGAATAGTAGTTGTGCAATATCCAGCAGCGCGACAGTTTCTATCACCAGTGGAATAGCAGCTTATACTTATAACTGGAGCAATGGCGCAACAACCCAAACAGTTTCGGGCCTGGCGCCAGGCAGTTATACTGTAACTGTCACCAATGGGATTGGGTGTCCCACTACCCAAACGTTTAACATTTCCAATACAAGTCCATTTTCAGCAACATTTACAAATCCGCCCGCTTGTGTTGGTAAACAGGTTTGTTTTACAAATACAGGCTCAACGGGTTCGGGCATAAACCATACCTGGCTTATCTCCCCTATTACGCCAACAAATGTGAGTGGCACAACTACCAATTTTTGTTATACTTTTTTAACATCCGGTACGTATTCCATTGAGCACACAGTTACCAATGGATCATGTTTTAACAGGGTTAAAACTCTTATAACAACAACAAACTGTAATGTGCCCACTGTAACAGCTAACGGCAGTACAGTGTGCCCGGGTACCTGTGCTACAATAACATCAAGTGGTGCGGGCAGTACAGGTCCATATACCTATTCATGGAATACCGGTGCGACTTCACAAAACATAAATCCCTGCCCGGCCATTACAACAACTTATACTGTAACAATAAAAGATACTGGAGGAAATACATCCTCTTCAACTGCAGTAGTAACAGTCAATCCGGCTGTAACAGTAACAGTTTCGCCAACAAATATATCCTGCAATGCAGGGACAAATGGTTCGGCAATAGCAACAGGAGGCAGTGGTACTCCAGGCTATACATACAATTGGAGCAACTTGGTTTCAGGTTCAACGGTTTCAGGTTTAACAAGTGGTAATTATTCTGTTACAGTTACTGACACAAAAGGGTGCACCGCTGTAACCACAACAACGATAACATCACCACCGCCATTAGCTGGTCAATTCGCCAAAGGCACAGCAAATTGTACAAAATGCGGCTGTAAAGAATGGATAATGGTCAACGCTACAGGGGGTACAAGTCCGTATTCCTACTCCTGGCCCGACGGATATTTAAACAGGTACAAGAGCCAACTTTGCCCGGGCCCTTATACAATATATATTAAAGATAAGAATGGATGCAGTATAAATGTCAGTCTGGGAGCGCCTTAA